The Sinomonas sp. P10A9 genome includes a window with the following:
- a CDS encoding protocatechuate 4,5-dioxygenase subunit alpha/beta: MSLDKPYKDVPGTIIFDAEMARKGYHLNQFSMSLMKPENRERYLADREAYLNEWPLSPKQHQAVLDMDLNAMMAEGGNIYFLSKIGATHGLSFQQMAGSMTGMSEAAYRDMMIGGGRRPEGNRLKDLDGWTPPLPREKSETMRENAPAKYTSALFTSHVPAIGAAMDLGKTEEPYWKKVFDGYEWTRKWAKQNTPDVVILVYNDHATAFDSSIIPTFVLGTGEEYPVADEGYGPRPVPDVKGYPEFAAHIAQSVIQDDFDLTLVNEMVVDHGLTVPLSLVFGDVKEWPCKVIPLAVNVVQYPVPSGRRCYELGKALRRALDKWDGPELNVQIWGTGGMSHQLQGPRAGLINEEWDNAFLDHLIADPLGLTEWDHMEYVDEAGSEGIELVDWLIARGAMDDQFHGEAPSVDHRFYHVPASNTAVGHLVISNPAAPRADFADDAVIAEPADQVPAPEPAETAAVPNA, translated from the coding sequence ATGTCACTCGACAAGCCGTACAAGGACGTTCCCGGCACGATCATCTTCGACGCGGAGATGGCCCGCAAGGGATATCACCTGAACCAGTTCTCGATGTCGCTCATGAAGCCCGAGAACCGCGAGCGCTACCTGGCGGACCGCGAGGCGTACCTCAACGAGTGGCCGCTTTCGCCGAAGCAGCACCAGGCCGTCCTGGACATGGACCTCAACGCCATGATGGCCGAGGGCGGCAACATCTACTTCCTGAGCAAGATCGGCGCCACCCATGGCCTGAGCTTCCAGCAGATGGCCGGCTCCATGACGGGCATGTCCGAGGCCGCCTACCGCGACATGATGATCGGCGGCGGGCGCCGCCCCGAGGGCAACCGCCTCAAGGACCTCGACGGCTGGACGCCGCCGCTGCCGCGCGAGAAGTCCGAGACCATGCGCGAGAACGCCCCGGCGAAGTACACCTCCGCGCTGTTCACCTCGCACGTCCCGGCGATCGGTGCCGCGATGGACCTCGGCAAGACCGAGGAGCCGTACTGGAAGAAGGTCTTCGACGGCTACGAGTGGACCCGCAAGTGGGCCAAGCAGAACACGCCCGACGTCGTCATCCTCGTCTACAACGACCACGCCACGGCGTTCGACTCCTCCATCATCCCCACCTTCGTGCTCGGCACCGGGGAAGAGTACCCCGTGGCCGACGAGGGCTACGGCCCCCGCCCGGTCCCGGACGTGAAGGGCTACCCGGAGTTCGCCGCACACATCGCGCAGTCGGTCATCCAGGACGACTTCGACCTCACCCTCGTCAACGAGATGGTCGTGGACCACGGGCTCACCGTGCCGCTCTCCCTCGTCTTCGGCGACGTCAAGGAGTGGCCGTGCAAGGTCATCCCGCTGGCCGTCAACGTGGTGCAGTACCCGGTGCCCTCCGGACGCCGCTGCTACGAGCTCGGCAAGGCCCTGCGCCGCGCCCTGGACAAGTGGGACGGCCCGGAGCTCAACGTGCAGATCTGGGGCACCGGCGGCATGAGCCACCAGCTCCAGGGCCCGCGCGCCGGTCTCATCAACGAGGAGTGGGACAACGCGTTCCTCGACCACCTCATCGCCGACCCGCTGGGCCTGACCGAGTGGGATCACATGGAGTACGTCGACGAGGCGGGCTCCGAGGGCATCGAGCTCGTGGACTGGCTGATCGCCCGCGGCGCCATGGACGACCAGTTCCACGGCGAGGCTCCCTCCGTCGACCACCGGTTCTACCACGTCCCCGCCTCCAACACCGCGGTTGGGCACCTGGTGATCTCGAACCCGGCCGCACCGCGCGCCGACTTCGCCGACGACGCGGTGATAGCTGAGCCCGCGGATCAGGTGCCGGCCCCCGAGCCCGCGGAGACCGCGGCCGTTCCGAACGCCTGA
- a CDS encoding TIGR03364 family FAD-dependent oxidoreductase, with amino-acid sequence MSDHLSAAQPEDAGRVDPVDLIVVGAGILGLAHASLALTQGQSVIVLDRDHEAVGASVRNFGHACVTAQSGDLHAIAKASRRHWLAMAERAGFWAAEAGAVVIARTRAELDVLDELSAAREDGEVALLDADETARRVGRPHADGILGGAWLRDDLRVDPRTTVAALAAWIDTQPRGEVRWNTTVFGAGEADPAGGADPTDGADREDRADRAGGADLADDARVVVRTSRGPLRARRAVVCVGHDVDRLWPELAAEHRIQRCALQMARVAPLEATEIAPAVLTATSMLRYPAFTDLPSAQALREQVQAARPELIDIGANVMCTQRPDGSLLIGDSHAYSLTAAPFLDERTSQILLDEHRAALGRDLAVIERWQGIYASSDVAPYLVREVAPGVTVVSVTSGVGMTLSFGLAERTLAA; translated from the coding sequence GTGAGCGATCACCTTTCCGCCGCGCAGCCCGAGGATGCAGGTCGCGTGGACCCGGTCGACCTCATCGTCGTCGGCGCGGGCATCCTGGGCCTCGCCCATGCCTCGCTCGCCCTCACGCAGGGCCAGAGCGTCATCGTGCTCGACCGCGACCACGAGGCCGTTGGCGCATCCGTGCGCAACTTCGGCCATGCGTGCGTCACGGCCCAGTCGGGTGACCTCCACGCCATCGCCAAGGCCTCGCGCCGCCACTGGCTGGCCATGGCCGAGAGGGCGGGCTTCTGGGCCGCGGAAGCCGGCGCGGTCGTGATCGCCCGCACGCGCGCCGAGCTCGACGTGCTCGACGAGCTCTCCGCGGCCCGCGAGGACGGCGAGGTCGCGCTGCTCGATGCGGACGAGACCGCGCGCCGCGTGGGCCGTCCCCACGCCGACGGCATCCTCGGAGGGGCCTGGCTCCGGGACGACCTCCGGGTCGACCCGCGGACCACTGTGGCGGCGCTCGCCGCCTGGATCGACACCCAGCCGCGGGGCGAGGTCCGCTGGAACACGACGGTGTTCGGCGCCGGCGAGGCGGATCCGGCCGGTGGCGCTGATCCCACAGACGGCGCAGATCGCGAAGACCGTGCTGATCGCGCCGGCGGCGCGGATCTCGCCGACGATGCGCGCGTCGTCGTGCGCACCTCGCGCGGCCCTCTGCGGGCCCGCAGAGCGGTCGTCTGCGTCGGGCACGACGTCGACCGACTCTGGCCCGAGCTAGCCGCTGAGCACAGGATCCAGCGTTGCGCGCTCCAGATGGCTCGCGTCGCCCCGCTCGAGGCCACCGAGATCGCCCCGGCCGTACTGACGGCCACGTCGATGCTCCGCTATCCGGCGTTCACGGACCTTCCCTCGGCGCAGGCCCTGCGCGAGCAGGTGCAGGCCGCGCGGCCCGAGCTGATCGACATCGGCGCGAACGTCATGTGCACCCAGCGCCCCGACGGTTCGCTCCTCATCGGCGACTCCCACGCGTACTCCCTTACTGCCGCGCCGTTCCTCGACGAGCGCACGAGCCAGATCCTCCTCGACGAGCACCGTGCCGCTCTCGGCCGCGACCTCGCCGTGATCGAACGCTGGCAGGGCATCTACGCGTCGTCCGACGTCGCCCCGTACCTCGTGCGCGAGGTCGCGCCCGGTGTGACGGTCGTCTCCGTGACGTCCGGCGTGGGCATGACCCTCTCGTTCGGCCTTGCGGAGCGCACGCTCGCCGCGTAG
- a CDS encoding VOC family protein translates to MASRISELVLKCADPELLARFWSEVLGYVEIDRDGGLIEIGPPGAGFGGLQPTILLMPSTDPRATKLQLHIDVNPVDRDQDAELERVLALGASQLDIGQGAEAQWQVLADPEGNEFCLLRRRLET, encoded by the coding sequence ATGGCATCCCGCATCAGCGAACTCGTCCTCAAATGCGCCGACCCCGAGCTCCTCGCGCGCTTCTGGAGCGAGGTGCTCGGGTACGTGGAGATCGACCGGGACGGCGGCCTGATCGAGATCGGCCCGCCCGGAGCCGGCTTCGGCGGGCTCCAGCCGACCATCCTCCTCATGCCCAGCACCGACCCACGCGCCACCAAGCTCCAGCTGCACATCGACGTCAACCCTGTGGACCGCGACCAGGACGCCGAACTGGAGCGGGTGCTCGCCCTCGGCGCCAGCCAACTCGACATCGGGCAGGGCGCGGAGGCGCAGTGGCAGGTGCTCGCGGATCCCGAGGGCAACGAGTTCTGCCTCCTGCGCAGGCGGCTCGAAACCTGA
- a CDS encoding HAD family hydrolase has protein sequence MITLVACDMAGTTIDEHGSVYRALADAVEEIAGTRPSEADVQHWMGADKAEAIEALVRTVGGVPTPELVLSGFARFKAMLAKYYGQQPPVALPGVEEALASLRERGVKVALTTGFSRDVAEPLLAGLGWAVAPGAADPTRRGAAHDDAPADGAAPRLVLDAVVCSDEVAAGRPAPYMIHRAMERTGVQDVREVLAAGDTVNDLLAATRAGVTAVGVLTGKLGRADLEAHPHTYIVDGVRDLPALLA, from the coding sequence ATGATCACGCTTGTGGCCTGCGACATGGCGGGCACCACCATCGACGAGCACGGCTCCGTCTACCGGGCCCTCGCCGACGCAGTCGAGGAGATCGCCGGCACCCGGCCGAGCGAGGCGGACGTGCAGCACTGGATGGGCGCCGACAAGGCCGAGGCCATAGAGGCCCTTGTCCGGACCGTGGGCGGGGTCCCGACTCCGGAGCTCGTGCTGAGCGGCTTCGCTCGCTTCAAGGCGATGCTGGCCAAGTATTACGGGCAGCAACCGCCCGTGGCCCTGCCCGGGGTCGAGGAGGCACTGGCCTCGCTGCGGGAGCGCGGGGTGAAGGTGGCTCTCACGACGGGCTTCTCGCGCGATGTCGCGGAACCGCTGCTCGCGGGCCTCGGCTGGGCGGTGGCCCCCGGTGCCGCGGACCCGACGCGGCGCGGCGCGGCGCACGACGACGCCCCCGCCGATGGTGCCGCGCCTCGCCTGGTGCTCGACGCCGTCGTGTGCTCCGACGAAGTCGCCGCCGGGCGGCCTGCACCGTACATGATCCATAGGGCGATGGAGCGCACGGGCGTCCAGGACGTGAGGGAGGTCCTCGCCGCGGGCGATACCGTGAACGACCTCCTCGCGGCGACCCGCGCCGGCGTCACAGCCGTAGGCGTCCTCACGGGCAAGCTGGGCCGCGCCGACCTCGAGGCGCACCCGCATACCTACATCGTGGACGGCGTCCGCGACCTCCCGGCACTCCTGGCCTAG
- a CDS encoding amidohydrolase family protein encodes MAHGDTTGGFEKSAGWLDWYDGPATPAFRLPDGAVDAHCHVFGPGAEFPYAPERKYTPCDASAEQLFALRDHLGFDRNVIVQATCHGADNRALVDALRRSGGRARGVATVRRDVTDEQLAELHEAGVRGVRFNFVKRLVDRVPTDSLEEIVAKIAPLGWHVVIYFEAEDLPELFDFFSSIPTDLVVDHMGRPDVTKDPNGPEFELFLRFMRENPNVWTKVSCPERLSVTGPRALDGEQHAYTDVVPFARRVVEEFPDRVLWGTDWPHPNLKDHMPDDGLLVDYIPQIATTPELQQRLLVDNPHRLYWPEGA; translated from the coding sequence ATGGCGCACGGAGACACCACGGGCGGCTTCGAGAAGTCCGCCGGCTGGCTTGACTGGTACGACGGCCCTGCGACGCCCGCCTTCCGCCTGCCCGACGGCGCGGTCGACGCACACTGCCACGTGTTCGGACCCGGCGCGGAGTTCCCCTACGCTCCGGAACGCAAGTACACGCCCTGCGACGCCTCGGCGGAGCAGCTGTTCGCCCTGCGCGACCACCTCGGCTTCGACCGCAACGTCATCGTGCAGGCGACCTGCCACGGCGCCGACAACCGCGCGCTGGTCGATGCACTGCGCCGCAGCGGAGGGCGGGCGCGCGGCGTCGCCACCGTCCGCCGCGATGTGACGGACGAGCAGCTCGCCGAGCTGCACGAGGCCGGTGTCCGCGGCGTGCGCTTCAACTTCGTCAAGCGCCTCGTCGACCGGGTCCCCACGGACTCGCTCGAGGAGATCGTTGCGAAGATCGCGCCGCTCGGCTGGCACGTGGTGATCTACTTCGAGGCCGAGGACCTGCCCGAGCTGTTCGACTTCTTCTCGAGCATCCCGACCGACCTCGTGGTCGACCACATGGGCCGGCCCGACGTGACCAAGGACCCGAACGGCCCCGAGTTCGAGCTGTTCCTGCGCTTCATGCGGGAGAATCCGAACGTGTGGACCAAGGTCTCGTGCCCAGAGCGTCTGAGCGTCACCGGGCCCCGCGCCCTGGACGGTGAGCAGCACGCCTACACCGACGTCGTGCCGTTCGCCCGCCGCGTGGTCGAGGAGTTCCCCGACCGCGTGCTGTGGGGAACCGACTGGCCCCACCCCAACCTCAAGGACCACATGCCCGACGACGGGCTGCTGGTCGACTACATCCCCCAGATCGCCACGACGCCGGAGCTCCAGCAGCGACTGCTCGTCGACAACCCCCACCGCCTCTACTGGCCCGAAGGAGCATGA
- a CDS encoding substrate-binding domain-containing protein, whose amino-acid sequence MRAISSMATRHVLADLKAAAVAAGLPEVEVESVGGVDAAKRVAEGEQLDLVFLAVDALQRLADGGHVVAGSVTPLMLSQVAVAVPSESDEPATHDGAYAFPDAAGLRAALQQAARIGYSTGPSGVALVKMIDGWGLGEELGQRMVRARPGIPVARSLADGDVDLGFQQLSELVGQPGVRILGVLPPDCAIDTVFGGAVAAASGDPAGAFEVLRFFASEAAAPILAAHSFAPAGS is encoded by the coding sequence ATGAGGGCGATCTCGTCGATGGCTACCCGCCACGTGCTCGCGGATCTGAAGGCGGCGGCCGTGGCGGCTGGCCTGCCCGAGGTGGAGGTCGAGTCGGTCGGCGGCGTGGATGCGGCAAAGCGCGTGGCGGAGGGTGAGCAGCTGGACCTGGTGTTCCTCGCCGTGGACGCGCTGCAGCGGCTTGCCGATGGCGGGCATGTCGTGGCCGGTTCGGTGACGCCGCTCATGCTGTCGCAGGTCGCGGTGGCCGTTCCCTCCGAGTCCGATGAGCCCGCAACCCACGACGGTGCGTACGCGTTCCCGGACGCCGCGGGCTTGCGCGCCGCTCTGCAGCAGGCCGCCCGCATCGGCTACTCGACCGGCCCCAGCGGCGTCGCGCTCGTGAAGATGATCGACGGCTGGGGCCTAGGCGAAGAGCTCGGGCAGCGGATGGTTCGCGCGCGTCCGGGCATTCCGGTTGCCCGCTCGCTCGCCGACGGCGACGTCGACCTCGGGTTCCAGCAGCTCAGCGAGCTCGTGGGGCAGCCCGGCGTTCGCATCCTCGGAGTACTGCCGCCGGACTGCGCGATCGACACCGTCTTCGGCGGCGCGGTTGCGGCGGCGTCGGGCGATCCTGCTGGGGCGTTCGAGGTGCTGCGGTTCTTCGCGTCGGAGGCCGCGGCTCCGATCCTGGCCGCGCACAGCTTCGCGCCGGCCGGCTCGTAG
- a CDS encoding GntR family transcriptional regulator, whose protein sequence is MSSSPASDPRHTVIAAEFRRRIAEGIWPVGAKIPSESELCREFGTSRGPVRQALQSLRVEGLVAGGQGRPPVVSGSVPSQPFETLLSFSEWAHGIDRTPGQRTIEVSLRTAGPEAAAALLLENGEKVVEILRVRSLDGAPVMVERTSFVHDVGRHLFDFDTDSGSIFAFLKQRGVDLRGARHTIDAILADTLDSELLGCAVGAALLRERRVTTTREGQPIEYSDDRYIPELTSFTIYNTADSRSFLARVPSSE, encoded by the coding sequence ATGAGCAGCTCCCCTGCGTCCGATCCGCGCCACACCGTCATCGCGGCCGAGTTCCGGCGCCGGATCGCCGAAGGGATCTGGCCCGTGGGGGCGAAGATTCCGAGCGAGTCAGAGCTCTGCCGCGAGTTCGGCACCTCGCGCGGGCCTGTCCGGCAGGCGCTCCAGAGCCTGCGCGTCGAAGGCCTCGTGGCGGGTGGCCAAGGCCGCCCGCCCGTCGTCAGCGGCAGCGTCCCCTCTCAGCCGTTCGAAACCCTCCTGTCCTTCAGCGAATGGGCGCACGGGATCGACCGGACGCCCGGTCAGCGCACCATCGAGGTGTCGCTGCGGACGGCGGGTCCGGAGGCGGCCGCAGCGTTGCTCCTGGAGAATGGAGAGAAGGTTGTCGAGATCCTGCGCGTGCGCTCTCTCGACGGCGCGCCGGTGATGGTGGAACGCACGAGCTTCGTGCACGACGTCGGCCGCCATCTGTTCGACTTCGACACCGACTCCGGGTCGATCTTCGCGTTCCTCAAACAGCGAGGGGTGGACCTGCGGGGGGCTCGCCACACGATCGACGCGATCCTGGCGGACACGCTGGACAGCGAACTCCTGGGCTGCGCTGTCGGCGCTGCGCTCCTGCGCGAGCGGCGCGTCACAACGACTCGGGAAGGCCAACCCATCGAGTACTCGGACGACCGCTACATCCCCGAGCTGACGAGCTTCACCATCTACAACACCGCGGACAGCAGGTCCTTTCTGGCCCGAGTCCCCTCGAGCGAATGA
- a CDS encoding Gfo/Idh/MocA family oxidoreductase — translation MTDKIRVAVVGANGAFGMKHLDGLKNIEDAEVTVVSATSQEKADGVAAKYGVANAVVGLDVVLERDDVDAVILATPTGLHASQTQEVLKAGKHVQVEIPLADSLADAEATLAVAEASGRVAMVGHTRRFNPSHQLVHNRIAAGEFNVQQMDVQTYFFRRTNTNAKGEARSWTDHLLWHHAAHTVDLFAYQAGKIVQANAIQGPIHPELGIAMDMSIQLKSETGAICTLSLSFNNDGPFGTFFRYIGDTATYVARYDDLFNGKDEQIDVSNVAVSMNGIELQDREFVSAIREGREPNSSIRQVIDCYRVLGALEEQLA, via the coding sequence ATGACCGACAAGATCCGCGTCGCAGTCGTCGGCGCCAATGGCGCCTTCGGCATGAAGCACCTCGACGGCCTGAAGAACATCGAGGACGCCGAGGTGACCGTCGTCTCCGCCACCTCGCAGGAGAAGGCGGACGGCGTCGCCGCCAAGTACGGCGTGGCCAACGCCGTCGTCGGGCTCGACGTCGTGCTCGAGCGCGACGACGTCGACGCCGTCATCCTCGCCACCCCGACCGGCCTGCACGCCTCGCAGACGCAGGAGGTGCTCAAGGCCGGCAAGCACGTGCAGGTCGAGATCCCGCTCGCCGACTCCCTCGCCGACGCCGAGGCGACCCTCGCCGTCGCAGAGGCATCGGGCCGCGTCGCGATGGTCGGCCACACGCGGCGATTCAACCCCTCGCACCAGTTGGTGCACAACCGGATCGCGGCGGGCGAGTTCAACGTGCAGCAGATGGACGTGCAGACGTACTTCTTCCGTCGCACGAACACGAACGCCAAGGGCGAGGCGCGCTCATGGACCGACCACCTGCTGTGGCACCACGCCGCTCACACGGTGGACCTGTTCGCCTACCAGGCAGGCAAGATCGTGCAGGCGAACGCCATCCAGGGCCCGATCCATCCCGAGCTCGGCATCGCCATGGACATGTCGATCCAGCTCAAGAGCGAGACCGGGGCGATCTGCACGCTGTCGCTGTCGTTCAACAACGACGGGCCGTTCGGCACCTTCTTCCGCTACATCGGTGATACCGCCACCTACGTTGCGCGCTACGACGACCTGTTCAACGGCAAGGACGAGCAGATCGACGTGTCGAACGTTGCGGTCAGCATGAACGGCATTGAGCTGCAGGACCGCGAGTTCGTCAGCGCGATCCGCGAGGGGCGCGAGCCGAACTCCTCGATCCGCCAGGTCATCGACTGCTACCGCGTGCTCGGTGCGCTCGAGGAGCAGCTCGCGTGA
- a CDS encoding amidohydrolase family protein, translating to MIIDIHGHYTTAPAQLGAWRDLQIAFTEGRGEAPDPAALTISDDDIRETIEANQLRLMNERGSDITVFSPRASFMAHHIGDLEVSQTWARICNDLCARVSELFPDRFLMGAMLPQSPGEDPATTVAELTRAVEELGAVTVNLNPDPSGGKWTAPALTDRSWYPVYEKLVEYGIPAMVHVSTSCKPVFHTTGDHYLNADTTAFMQLLKGDLFRDFPDLKLVIPHGGGAVPYHWGRFRGLAMALGKPELEEHLLNNVFFDTCVYHQPGIDLLTKVIPTDNILFASEMIGAVRDIDPRTGHYFDDTKRYVDGTENLTDAQRAQVFEGNARRVYPRLDRALTARGL from the coding sequence GTGATCATCGACATCCACGGCCATTACACGACGGCGCCGGCCCAGCTGGGCGCCTGGCGCGACCTGCAGATCGCCTTCACGGAAGGGCGGGGTGAGGCTCCCGATCCGGCGGCCCTGACGATCTCCGACGATGACATCCGTGAGACCATCGAGGCCAACCAGCTCAGGCTCATGAACGAGCGCGGCAGCGATATCACGGTCTTCAGCCCGCGCGCCTCCTTCATGGCCCACCACATCGGCGATCTCGAGGTCAGCCAGACCTGGGCGCGGATCTGCAACGACCTGTGTGCCCGGGTGAGCGAGCTCTTCCCCGACCGCTTCCTCATGGGGGCCATGCTTCCGCAGTCCCCGGGCGAGGATCCTGCCACCACGGTCGCCGAGCTGACCCGCGCCGTCGAAGAGCTCGGCGCGGTCACGGTCAACCTCAACCCGGATCCCTCCGGCGGCAAGTGGACGGCCCCTGCGCTGACCGACCGATCCTGGTACCCGGTCTACGAGAAGCTCGTGGAGTACGGGATCCCTGCGATGGTGCACGTGAGCACCTCCTGCAAGCCGGTGTTCCACACCACCGGGGACCACTACCTGAACGCCGACACGACCGCCTTCATGCAGCTGCTCAAGGGCGATCTGTTCCGCGACTTCCCGGACCTCAAGCTCGTCATCCCGCACGGCGGCGGCGCTGTGCCCTATCACTGGGGCCGATTCCGCGGCCTCGCCATGGCGCTCGGCAAGCCGGAGCTCGAAGAGCACCTGCTCAACAACGTCTTCTTCGACACCTGCGTCTACCACCAGCCCGGTATCGACCTGCTCACGAAGGTCATTCCCACCGATAACATCCTGTTCGCCAGTGAGATGATCGGCGCCGTCCGCGACATCGACCCCCGCACCGGCCACTACTTCGACGACACGAAGCGCTACGTCGATGGAACCGAGAACCTGACCGACGCGCAGCGCGCGCAGGTCTTCGAAGGCAATGCCCGCCGCGTGTACCCGCGCCTCGACCGTGCCCTGACGGCGCGCGGCCTGTAA
- a CDS encoding aldo/keto reductase, whose translation MILPKIGLGCMSLSHAYGVPPSVEDGLAFLRSALDEGVRMLDTATLYGGGRNEELVGQAIAGRRDEVLLASKGGMAMVDGVKVIDGRPETLRTQVDASLGRLGVDHIDLYYLHRWDKQVPIGESVGALAEMVTAGKIGAIGLSEVSVQRLREAQAVATIAAVQNEYSLWSRNPELGMLEATREGGVALVAFSPLARGFLSDGFDDPAEFAPKDIRRGMPRFQPEHWPANASLLPQWRALAAEAGCTPGQLALAWVLSRGEHVVAIPGTTRADHLRENQAASDLSIDADLLDRAGVLIGTSTVSGPRYAPAAAREVDAEAFEDAA comes from the coding sequence GTGATCCTGCCGAAGATCGGCCTCGGCTGCATGTCGCTGAGCCACGCCTACGGGGTTCCTCCGTCGGTCGAGGACGGTCTGGCGTTCCTGCGCTCGGCGCTCGACGAGGGCGTGCGCATGCTCGACACCGCGACGCTCTACGGCGGCGGCCGCAACGAGGAGCTGGTCGGGCAGGCGATCGCCGGGCGCCGCGACGAGGTGCTGCTGGCCAGCAAGGGCGGCATGGCGATGGTCGACGGCGTCAAGGTGATCGACGGGCGACCGGAGACGCTGCGCACACAGGTCGATGCGTCGCTCGGGCGCCTCGGCGTCGACCACATCGACCTGTACTACCTGCACCGCTGGGACAAGCAGGTGCCGATCGGGGAGAGCGTTGGTGCGCTTGCTGAGATGGTGACTGCCGGAAAGATCGGTGCCATCGGGCTCTCGGAGGTCTCCGTGCAGCGTTTGCGCGAGGCACAGGCCGTCGCTACCATCGCCGCGGTGCAGAACGAGTACTCGCTGTGGAGCCGCAACCCCGAGCTCGGCATGCTCGAGGCGACTCGCGAGGGCGGGGTCGCCCTGGTGGCGTTCTCGCCCCTCGCGAGGGGCTTCCTCAGCGATGGCTTCGACGACCCGGCGGAGTTCGCGCCGAAGGACATCCGGCGCGGGATGCCGCGATTCCAGCCGGAGCACTGGCCCGCCAACGCCTCCCTGCTGCCTCAATGGCGGGCTCTGGCCGCCGAGGCCGGCTGCACTCCGGGGCAGCTCGCACTCGCGTGGGTGCTCTCGCGGGGTGAGCACGTGGTGGCGATCCCTGGCACGACGCGTGCGGATCACCTCCGCGAGAACCAGGCGGCTTCCGATCTCTCGATCGATGCTGACCTGCTCGACCGCGCGGGTGTTCTCATCGGAACGTCCACCGTGTCGGGTCCGCGCTATGCGCCTGCCGCAGCGCGCGAGGTCGACGCCGAGGCCTTCGAGGACGCCGCATGA
- the ligK gene encoding 4-carboxy-4-hydroxy-2-oxoadipate aldolase/oxaloacetate decarboxylase, whose protein sequence is MRLNNLGIVHTNIERPDPKDVARLSQFGVATIHEAMGRVGLLRPYIRPAYTGAKLCGPAVTVLLQPGDNWMFHVAAEQVQEGDVIIAGCTTESEDGFFGDLLATSLTARGCKGLVIDGGVRDVADLEKMGFPVFSRAINAKGTVKATLGSVNIPVVVANALVNPGDVVVADVDGVVVVPRELVGAVADASQKREDNEEAKRVKFREGVLGLDIYGMREPLAAAGLEYVEN, encoded by the coding sequence ATGCGACTGAACAACCTCGGAATCGTCCACACGAACATCGAGCGTCCCGACCCGAAGGACGTCGCCCGCCTCTCCCAGTTCGGCGTGGCGACGATCCACGAGGCGATGGGCCGTGTAGGCCTCCTGCGCCCCTACATCCGCCCCGCCTACACCGGCGCCAAGCTCTGCGGCCCGGCCGTCACCGTGCTGCTGCAGCCCGGCGACAACTGGATGTTCCATGTCGCGGCCGAGCAGGTGCAGGAGGGCGACGTGATCATCGCCGGCTGCACCACGGAGAGTGAGGACGGCTTCTTCGGCGACCTGCTCGCCACCTCGCTGACCGCCCGCGGCTGCAAGGGCCTGGTCATCGACGGAGGTGTCCGGGACGTGGCGGACCTCGAGAAGATGGGCTTCCCGGTCTTTTCGCGGGCCATCAACGCCAAGGGCACGGTCAAGGCCACGCTCGGTTCGGTGAACATCCCGGTCGTCGTGGCGAACGCGCTCGTCAATCCCGGTGACGTTGTCGTCGCGGACGTTGACGGCGTCGTCGTGGTTCCCCGCGAACTCGTCGGCGCGGTCGCCGATGCCAGCCAGAAGCGTGAGGACAACGAAGAGGCGAAGCGAGTGAAGTTCCGCGAGGGCGTGCTCGGCCTCGACATCTACGGCATGCGCGAGCCGCTTGCCGCCGCCGGCCTCGAGTACGTGGAGAACTGA